A window from Verrucomicrobiota bacterium encodes these proteins:
- a CDS encoding amidohydrolase family protein: protein MHQPVVLQNCRLVFPDFIAPGSLRLNRGRIEQVRLDVAAADGDAEVVDCAGDFVGPGFVDIHNHGAAGVDFIDGDIEGIESALAWHQRQGSTSVLATLLTHPPDMIEAAIHRHLEGEKGAEIPANFAGIHIEGPYLNPVKKGMHREDWMHDPLPAEYQSWVRAGEGRVRILTAAPERDGSLEMYAWLRSKGIVGSFGHTTMTWERAQLAAAAGASHFVHVNNAMEWPTRATNAEGWMQTHARGIGSFLSTDVFTGEIIGDGWHVTPELVRVLVSAKGLDRIALVSDASPLTGLAPGNYTVATVDVELRPGRLCMIADGSGLASSVCSLLDIVRNLVRWGFPLLSAWRMASWSPARIAGWSDRGILQVNSRADLVRLDSQLALKGVWQGGKPVART, encoded by the coding sequence ATGCATCAACCCGTCGTCCTCCAAAACTGCCGGCTCGTCTTTCCCGATTTCATCGCGCCGGGCTCGCTGCGGCTCAACCGCGGGCGCATCGAGCAGGTGCGGCTCGACGTCGCCGCCGCGGACGGGGACGCCGAGGTCGTGGACTGCGCGGGCGACTTCGTGGGGCCGGGCTTCGTGGACATCCACAACCACGGCGCGGCGGGGGTGGATTTCATCGACGGCGACATCGAGGGCATCGAATCGGCGCTCGCCTGGCACCAGCGGCAGGGCAGCACCAGCGTGCTCGCGACGCTGCTCACGCACCCGCCCGACATGATCGAGGCGGCCATCCACCGCCATCTCGAGGGCGAGAAGGGCGCGGAGATTCCCGCCAACTTCGCGGGCATCCACATCGAAGGGCCCTACCTCAACCCGGTCAAGAAGGGCATGCACCGCGAAGACTGGATGCACGACCCGCTGCCCGCCGAATATCAGTCGTGGGTCAGGGCGGGCGAAGGCCGGGTGCGCATTCTCACCGCCGCGCCCGAGCGCGACGGCTCGCTCGAGATGTATGCGTGGCTGCGCTCAAAGGGAATCGTCGGTTCGTTCGGCCACACCACGATGACGTGGGAGCGCGCGCAACTCGCGGCGGCCGCAGGCGCGTCGCACTTCGTCCACGTCAACAACGCGATGGAATGGCCGACGCGCGCGACGAACGCCGAGGGCTGGATGCAGACGCACGCGCGCGGCATCGGCTCGTTCCTCTCCACGGACGTCTTCACCGGCGAAATCATCGGCGACGGCTGGCACGTGACGCCGGAACTGGTGCGCGTGCTGGTGAGCGCAAAGGGGCTGGACCGCATCGCGCTCGTAAGTGACGCGTCGCCGCTGACGGGTCTGGCTCCCGGCAACTACACCGTGGCGACGGTGGACGTGGAACTCCGGCCCGGGCGCCTGTGCATGATCGCGGACGGCTCCGGGCTGGCGAGCAGCGTGTGCTCGTTGCTCGACATCGTGCGCAACCTCGTCAGGTGGGGCTTCCCGCTGCTGTCCGCATGGCGGATGGCGAGCTGGTCGCCCGCGCGCATCGCCGGCTGGAGCGACCGCGGCATCCTGCAGGTGAACTCGCGCGCCGACCTCGTGCGGCTCGATTCGCAGCTCGCGCTCAAGGGCGTGTGGCAGGGCGGCAAACCAGTGGCGAGGACGTAG